GTGCGCGTGCTCGGCAAGTGCGGCGGCTACGACTCCGACATCATCGACGCCATCACCTGGGCGTCCGGCGGCACCGTCTCCGGTGTGCCCGCCAACTCCAACGTCGCCAAGGTCATCAACATGAGCCTGGGCGGTGGCGGAGCCTGCACCACCGCGACCCAGAGCGCGATCAACGGCGCCGTGAACCGCGGCACCACCGTCGTCGTCGCGGCGGGCAACAGCAACGACAACGCCGCCAACTACTCGCCGGCCAGCTGCAGCAACGTCATCAGCGTCGCCGCGACCAACCGCTCCGGCGCCAAGGCCTCCTACTCCAACTTCGGCTCCCTGGTGGACATCTCGGCGCCCGGCGGCCAGACCAGCACCGGCACCGCCAACGGCATCCTGTCCACGCTCAACTCCGGTACGAAGACGCCGTCCTCGGAGTCGTACGCCTACTACCAGGGCACCAGCATGGCCACCCCGCACATCGCGGGCCTGGTCGCGCTGATGAAGTCGGCGAACTCCTCGCTGACCCCGGCGCAGATCGAGACCGCCATCAAGAACAACGCCCGTGCCCTGCCGGGCGCCTGCTCCGGCGGCTGCGGCGCGGGACTGGCGGACGCGGCCAAGACGGTGGCGGCCGTGAGCGGCTCCGGCGGTTCGACCGGCGGCACCACCTTCTCCAGCACCACCGCCGTGTCCATCCCGGACAACGGCTCGGCCGTGGAGTCCTCCATCGCCGTCAGCGGCCGCAGCGGCAGCGCCCCCTCGGCCCTCCAGGTCGGTGTCGACATCACCCACACCTACCGCGGTGACCTGGTCATCGACCTGGTCGCTCCGGACGGTACGGCGTACCGCCTGAAGGCCGCGAGCAGCTCGGACTCCGCGGACAACGTCAGCACCACCTACACCGTGAACGCCTCCTCCGAGACGGCCAACGGCACCTGGAAGCTGCGCGTCCAGGACACCGCCGCCCAGGACACGGGCCGGATCAACGGCTGGAAGCTCACCTTCTGAGCCGACAGCCGGCCAGTGCCCTGTCGGGGCACTGGACAGGCGGGCGGGCCGGCCGGTGCGGATGGGGCACCGGCCGGCCCGCCGTACGTCATGCGCGAAACGCCGAGACGTGGTCGGCGGCCCAGTCCCGGAAGGTCCGCGCGGGCCGGCCCAGCACCTCGCCGACCGTCGGCTCCACGTGACCCTTCGCCCCGTCCTGTCCGCGGGCGGCACTCTCCACCAGGGCATGGGCCAGCGGCTCCGGATAGCGGGCCAGCAGCCCGGTCAGTGCCTGGTCATCGGTCAGCTCGACGAATGTCAGGGGGCGTGCCAGCAACTCCCCGAGGATCTCCGTCTGGTGCACGGCGCTCAGGGCGGCGGGCCCGGTGAGTGCATACGCCCGCCCCACGTGTTCCCCCGGATCCGCCAGGGCCCGCGCCGCCACGTCGGCGATGTCCCGCGGATCGACGGTCGCGTTCCGTGAGGTGCCGTGAAGCGCCCGGACCACGCCCTCCTCCCGGACGGAGCGGGCCCAGCTCAGGGTGTTGGACATGAAGGCACGCGGCCGCAGAAACGTCCACGGCAGGCCCGACGCGCGCAGCGACTCCTCGCTGTCACGCTGCCACCGGGTGATCAGGTCGGTGGCCCCGGGATCGGCCACCGCCTGGGCC
The nucleotide sequence above comes from Streptomyces sp. NL15-2K. Encoded proteins:
- a CDS encoding S8 family serine peptidase: MRTSPSLRRKLISVAAVSAALLATGTASVAVAQEAAPQDTAAVPAALTEAAPGTPAERLIVGYKSGAAEAKSNTAAEADATAKGKDSGEDLDFQRRLGTGAALVDLGEDLTKADVADVVAEFKADPQVAYVVPDRLNTRKADPNDTEYAKQWDLFESTAGMNVPGAWNTTTGTGVTVAVIDTGYVAHSDLAANIVGGYDFIADTAVSVDGNGRDSDPADPGDWYNANECGSGVPASNSSWHGTHVAGTIAAATNNSKGVAGIAYGAKISPVRVLGKCGGYDSDIIDAITWASGGTVSGVPANSNVAKVINMSLGGGGACTTATQSAINGAVNRGTTVVVAAGNSNDNAANYSPASCSNVISVAATNRSGAKASYSNFGSLVDISAPGGQTSTGTANGILSTLNSGTKTPSSESYAYYQGTSMATPHIAGLVALMKSANSSLTPAQIETAIKNNARALPGACSGGCGAGLADAAKTVAAVSGSGGSTGGTTFSSTTAVSIPDNGSAVESSIAVSGRSGSAPSALQVGVDITHTYRGDLVIDLVAPDGTAYRLKAASSSDSADNVSTTYTVNASSETANGTWKLRVQDTAAQDTGRINGWKLTF
- a CDS encoding SDR family oxidoreductase → MILVTGATGTVGRLVAERLSGTGPLRLLTRDPRRALVTGPGIEAVGGNFDDPGSLREALTGVRSALLVTANPLAPDQDENFVTAARTAGVRHVVKLSAQAVADPGATDLITRWQRDSEESLRASGLPWTFLRPRAFMSNTLSWARSVREEGVVRALHGTSRNATVDPRDIADVAARALADPGEHVGRAYALTGPAALSAVHQTEILGELLARPLTFVELTDDQALTGLLARYPEPLAHALVESAARGQDGAKGHVEPTVGEVLGRPARTFRDWAADHVSAFRA